A stretch of DNA from Microtus pennsylvanicus isolate mMicPen1 chromosome 20, mMicPen1.hap1, whole genome shotgun sequence:
tccaggactcaagacaaaacataaaaatgtatgtGGTATATTCTTCCTCTAGCTTTCTAAAATTCTGAACCAGTGGAAACTTCATCTGTCTACTTGTTGGTTATCCTTTTATCAAGTAAGTGAGCAGTTCTGGAGGCAGGCTGAACAGAGCTCAGATTATAGGTCATGCCGACCCTGACCTCAAGCCATAGTACTCTGAGGGTAGGCAGTTTGGAAACTGCTGCCACAGACattccctccacccacccacccctctcAAAACCAGAGACCCAAAGCTGTGGCTCCACTTCTTTCTTTCActatgacctggaactcactctgtagatcaggttggccttgaactcagagatcctcctgcctccgcctccagagtgctggcctatataggcatgtgccattgtGCCTGGTTTATGCTTGCTAGACAAgcagtttttcctttaaagagaaTTTCTTCTGGGTGCTCTTCATCCCCAGTGGACATCTGAACCAAACAAGAACAAGACTCTTCTCTCCCCTTTGTAGGTACAGACAACTATGCGTGAGAACTTGGCCACAGTCGAGGGGAATTTTGCCAGCATCGATGAGAGGATGAAGAAGCTGGGGAAGTGAGCACGTTGAGAGCTGAGAACAGGGGTAACCCTTGCCCAAGCTCTAAGAAGCTTCCATGGGGCTTCCCCTTCGTCCTAAACTCACAGCCCCATTCCACTTGACAAAGGGCAAGGGTTCTTGCATGTGGGGTACAGACCCCTCCCCTCATGAATAGAGTGGTAGCTGGGGCTGTCAGATGGGAGTCTGTCCTCAGGCCCAGGGGATGAGGACGTGGGCCCAGCCACATGCCAGCTCATGTCCATAACTGCTTCGCctggtgtggggaggacagcttCTGGGGCTGACTAGAATACTGTACAACTGTTTCTGACCATTAAATGCTGTTGTACCGCGTAGCCTCTGCCGTGTTTCCTGGGCCTCAGGCAGCACTGGGCCAGCCGTGCAGAGCACAGCAGTCCAAGCTACACTATGACGAGACTATTTCAGTTGTCATCTGTTCTTACcaaagaactaaataaaaatgaggaCAGAGCCAGAACCAGAGTTTCAAAATATTCTCATCTGTTAAATTAAGAGTGTCTCCCATAGAAAAGCAGTGGAGGCCCCACAGGGCAAGtacaaaacagaattaaaactCCCAAGGGTCTTGTCTTTACAAAAAAAGGCAGGAGGCAGCCCCTGGACAGCTGGTCATGCTGGCCGCTCCGGCTGGACCACGTTGCATAATCCTCAGTCGCATCATCACATGTCTCTGAGCGTTTTGATGGGGGAGAAGGGGCAGTGTAGTGTGTCTGGGAGGAGAGATCCAAAAGGTCCTCTGTGCCCCTTACCCCCTTTCTGTATCCCAGAGGAAAGCAGAGGGAACCTGGCTACACTTGAAAATGAGGCTCTGTGTTTCAGTCCTGGGGTCGGGGTAAGAGGGGTCTGTGCTTTGAGCAACCTGAGCCAGAGGCAGAGGGCTGGGGGCGGTGCATGATGCTTATTGCTTTGTACCTTTCACTGGGAAGGAGGGCAGCAGCCAAACAGTAGCTCACAGGTTTGTAAACTGAGCCTGCTGGCTTCAAGAAGGGAGGCAATGAAGTCgaattaaatataaaagagtCATTTGTGCAAAAATAacttaaacaaataaaagacctgGGGAAGGGGTGTTCCCCTTAGCGCCTGATGGGGAGAGGGCCATATACCACCCCCCCAGGCCTCTTCAGTGACATGgctttgggggggagggggtgagctTCCCTACCCCCTGCAATGGCTCAGGCTGGGATTTGTAGGGGAAGGGGTTGCATTTGTGCTCTGAGTGGGGAGTAGTGCCCCCACCCACTGTCCACAGGTGCACGTGGCTGGCAGGGGCTCCCAAGGCTCAGCACTCAGCTCTCCCCAGGCAGGGTCAGATCCAGCTCCAGGTATGGCTGCTATGGGGCCAGTTTCCTCCTCTTATTTTTGGCAGGACGTCCAGGGCGGGCccggggaggcagagggacagcCGCCTGTACAAGAGAAGTTAAGAGAAGTGGCCATTAGCTAAGGTAACAGGAGTCTTCTTCCTCACACCCGCCTTCCTCTTGGCTCACCTCCTCATGCCTAAGCAAGCGCACATCCACCCAAGTCCACACTTACGCGGGTTGTAGGGCTGGGTTCCAAGGGGACGTCCTGGCGGGAACTGCTGCTGTTCCGGGCAGGGCTGCAATAAGGGTACAGATGATCAGGAACAGCTCCCAAGCACCAGGTGAATTTCAGAAGGCTGGGTGAGAAACTGTCTACATTTGGATAGTAAAGGCATAATATCCTTATTCATATTCAAATATCTGCCATTTTTTGAAAACCAAGCCACTATTTGGGGCCAAGGggtatagctcaatggtagaacacttgacctaacatgcacaaagccctaggtttgatccccaacaccacaaaaataaaatgacaccAAGCCACTATGTGGACATTTCTATAGTCTCAACAGATAGGTGGCATAGGGGTGGGCTCACACTCACTTGTATTTTCTCCTCCGGCCACGACGAGACTTTCTGACTGTCCCTGGGGGCACCTGAGGAAAGACGGACAGTGTACATGGGAAGTGAGACCCATGCGCTAGAGCCCTGAGCCTGACCCTTACATTATCACACTTACCTTAAGGTCCTCAGAATGGGGCCCAGGAAGGGGTGGATCCTTGGGCTCAGCACCCCCTTCAGCTAGCTCCCCATTATGCTGCCAGTGGTGGGTCCTTCTTGGGGACCGTTCCATTTGTCCATTGAAGCTACCACGTGTCCCCCACTTGAGGGCCAGTCGGCCAGGCTCTCGGCGGCTGCCAGGCTTTCGGCCTCTGCCTGGCCTGGTCTCGCCATTAATGCCCCTaagtccccctcctcccctccggCCCCGTTTCCCTGACCCCCTCCCAGTGAGCAGCTCTGGGACTGGGGGGTCAGGAGAACCATGGGGTGGGGCTAAGGCACTGAGGGGAGGCCGGGCAGGCTCCGGTTCAAGGGCTGAGGCAGGGCTCTCAGGGGCCAGACAGGGGGCATCTGGCTGCTCTGGAGGGATCTGCTGGCAAAAACATCTCCATTTCAGCCAAAGTCCTCTGTACTTAGAAAACCTCCCGTTTTAAGAAAGATGTTCATCCTGACGGACGCACCCACTTGCTCACCTGGAGACTCTGTAGCAGGCAGGCTAGGGGACTAGAAGTCTCTGACAGGGAGGGGGGTGCTCCCCCCCCAGGGAGGAGCTGCAGTCCTAACTGGCTGGAAAGAAGAGGgccaggaggctgcagcaggCTGGGGAGGGTTCCAGGGCTGCTGGTCAGTGAAGACAGATCACCTGTTGAGAGACCAGAGTCAGGGACTCTCGCAGGACAGACAGCTGACCCTACAGGCTCTCCAGGTTTTACCCGATGGTCAGAGTTTCTTCCCAGTTTTGACTGCTCATTTCATGCCACTCACCCAGCAGGCTGGCACTCAGCAGAGGGCTAAGAAGTTGGGGGGGTCTCCCTGAGTTGGAGGGGGCCTTGCCCAGAGAGGAGGCCCCCGGGTCAGTAGTTGCCGTGGTGACACTGGAGGTAGGTGGTCCAGGTTGGGGGGCACTCAGGACACAGGGCTAAGAAGACGAAGGGTTATAGTATGTGGTAAAGTGTTGGACGGACTTACAGTACTCACACGCTCAATCTGACTGAAGCCTTGGGTGGGGGAGGCCTGCTTATTAAATACAGACTCCCTCCTTGTCCCCTCCCTACCCCCAGCCGAGACTACGTCTTCCTTAGGGCCCCAAGGAAGAGCTCTCATCCTGATTTACTTCTCATTCTGCCCCACCAACACATACCCTAGGCCTTACCTGGGGGGGTGTCCCCGAGGGGGGAtccaggctggcagccagcagcGCAGAATTTAAAGCTATGAGGGTGGGGGGTGCTGAAAGTGGGGGGAATAGTAGCGGGGGCAGGTCTCCCAAACCTGAAAATGGCTCCCCACTTGGACCCCCGGCCCCCTCTGCAGATCCTTCCCCATCCCCAGCTGTGGGGCCCAGGGCCAACAGGGGCAGAAAAGAAGCTAGAAGATTGCTAGTGGGtgcaggaggaggggggaggaggtcTGAAGGGGGTGGTGAAAGCAAAGAAGCCACCAAAAGCGAAGGCCCTTCAGGCTCGCCTGGGGCCAAGGGAGGGCCAGGTCCCCCTGGTGGGGGTAGCAAGGGTTCAGGGGGAGGCTGTCCTCCCCCAGCCAGCACACCAAATAAACTGTGGCTAAGTAATGGAGAAGGTGGAGGCTGTCCCAGACTCAGAGGGAGAGGCAAGGCCCCCAGCATCCCTGGGAAACCAGCTCCACTGAGTGCCAGGCCCTGCTCAGGGCTGGGGAAAGGGAAAGCCTCCCCACCAGccaagggaggcagagggcaggctgGGCCTGCCCCCATCCCCAGCCCATCAGATGGGCTTTGAAGCACAGGACTGGGGACTACAGGGGCTTTGGAGGCAGCTGGTGGGGCAGGGGCACCTGTAAAAGAAAGgaaatccagctccagggaagtcTTTCTAGAACCCACCTCCCTGACACAAACCCCCAATCCTCCCAAGAGCTTTCCCCCAATGCCTGGGATGAGTGTACCCGCGCTCAGAAACCCCAGAGCTCTCCTACCTGGCACACTGCTGAGGCTGCCACTGGTGGTCCCAGGCAGAGAGGGCTGAATGGGGTGCCTGGGCTGGGGAGGGCTCCCTGAggagagggttgggggaggaggaaggtgtgCATCTGACCCCAAAAGGTTAAAGCTTCCATCAGAGTGGGATGGGCCAGGGGCGGGGAGTCCCAGCAGAGACAGCACAGAAGGGAGAATAGGCTGGGATGGCTCTGGGAGAGGAAAGGCCTGGGGGACAGGAGCAGGGGCCCGAGGACGGCTCCGTCTAGGAGTTTGAGGGCCTCCCCCTTCTAGCAGTCGCAAGACAGTTGGGGGCCGGCGAGGACGACGCTGGGAGGGGCGGGGTGATGAGTGGGCAGCTGAGGGTGCCTGGGCACGGGGCCTTCGGCCCTGTAAAGTGCTGGGAGGGGGCAGCGGGGGATGCTGTGCCTTGGCCGCTGCAGAGAGTAGGCTGCTAGCAAGGAATGGGGGTGCCCCAGGTCCCTCCACTGTGGGGGCCCCTCCCAAGGATCCCAGGACCAAGGGCAGGTGCATAGTGGCTGAAGACACTGGTGGCTGAGTGGCAGGACCAGAGGGACCAGGGGGACCGGGGAGATTATTgcttgggggcaggggaggaggtGTTAAGGCATCACTACAGTGGAAGAGAGGAGAGTctgaaggtggggaggaggaggcatgagGGGCTGGAGGAGAGCCCAGGTCAGAGGGCACCAGGTTGGATCGGAGAGAGGCTCTCCAGTTGTAGGAGGGAGCATTGAGGCTGATAGCaggtggaggaggtggggctggagagggagcATTGCCTCTTGGGAGGAAACAAGGGCTGCTGCTGCCCCCAGAGGGAACTGGATCAGGAAGCCGTGGTGGTGGGAAGAGCCCTGCAGGGCCTGTTAGAGGGGGGAAGGACTGGGGAACTGAGGGTGGTTCTTGGGGAAGGGGGCCAGGACCCCCATTAAGAGGAGTTGTAGGAGGAACTCGACAAGGAGGGCGGACAGAGGGGGGCCCTGGGGACACAGTGTGGAACATTTGGGGGCTTGCTCCCTCTCCTGCAATAAATGAGAAATGAAGGTCAGCTTGCGCGTCCCTGTCTTCTCCAGTCCCAGCTCCACAAGTTCCCAAGCTTACATCTGTCTCACAAAGTCGTCCCCGCCAGGCCCACCCTTGTGCCCTCTCACAGAGCCATCCACCTTCCCGGCCCTCAGGCTTCCTCATTCTTCCCCAAAGTGGCAGAAAAACTCACCAGGAGAAGAGTGTGAGCAGGTGGTCTCCATGCTGCGGTACAGAGTTGCCATGGCAACAGCTTTCCGCCTGTGGTTGCACAGCTTGGTCATGTCCTCCTCTGATGCaggccccaccccagccccacccggGGTCACCGGGGCCAAAGGGTCAAA
This window harbors:
- the Mbd6 gene encoding methyl-CpG-binding domain protein 6 isoform X2; its protein translation is MNGGNESSGADRAGGPVATSVPIGWQRCVREGAVFYISPSGTELSSLEQTRSYLLSDGTCKCGLECPLNVPKVFNFDPLAPVTPGGAGVGPASEEDMTKLCNHRRKAVAMATLYRSMETTCSHSSPGEGASPQMFHTVSPGPPSVRPPCRVPPTTPLNGGPGPLPQEPPSVPQSFPPLTGPAGLFPPPRLPDPVPSGGSSSPCFLPRGNAPSPAPPPPPAISLNAPSYNWRASLRSNLVPSDLGSPPAPHASSSPPSDSPLFHCSDALTPPPLPPSNNLPGPPGPSGPATQPPVSSATMHLPLVLGSLGGAPTVEGPGAPPFLASSLLSAAAKAQHPPLPPPSTLQGRRPRAQAPSAAHSSPRPSQRRPRRPPTVLRLLEGGGPQTPRRSRPRAPAPVPQAFPLPEPSQPILPSVLSLLGLPAPGPSHSDGSFNLLGSDAHLPPPPTLSSGSPPQPRHPIQPSLPGTTSGSLSSVPGAPAPPAASKAPVVPSPVLQSPSDGLGMGAGPACPLPPLAGGEAFPFPSPEQGLALSGAGFPGMLGALPLPLSLGQPPPSPLLSHSLFGVLAGGGQPPPEPLLPPPGGPGPPLAPGEPEGPSLLVASLLSPPPSDLLPPPPAPTSNLLASFLPLLALGPTAGDGEGSAEGAGGPSGEPFSGLGDLPPLLFPPLSAPPTLIALNSALLAASLDPPSGTPPQPCVLSAPQPGPPTSSVTTATTDPGASSLGKAPSNSGRPPQLLSPLLSASLLGDLSSLTSSPGTLPSLLQPPGPLLSSQLGLQLLPGGGAPPSLSETSSPLACLLQSLQIPPEQPDAPCLAPESPASALEPEPARPPLSALAPPHGSPDPPVPELLTGRGSGKRGRRGGGGLRGINGETRPGRGRKPGSRREPGRLALKWGTRGSFNGQMERSPRRTHHWQHNGELAEGGAEPKDPPLPGPHSEDLKVPPGTVRKSRRGRRRKYNPARNSSSSRQDVPLEPSPTTRAAVPLPPRARPGRPAKNKRRKLAP
- the Mbd6 gene encoding methyl-CpG-binding domain protein 6 isoform X1, translating into MNGGNESSGADRAGGPVATSVPIGWQRCVREGAVFYISPSGTELSSLEQTRSYLLSDGTCKCGLECPLNVPKVFNFDPLAPVTPGGAGVGPASEEDMTKLCNHRRKAVAMATLYRSMETTCSHSSPGEGASPQMFHTVSPGPPSVRPPCRVPPTTPLNGGPGPLPQEPPSVPQSFPPLTGPAGLFPPPRLPDPVPSGGSSSPCFLPRGNAPSPAPPPPPAISLNAPSYNWRASLRSNLVPSDLGSPPAPHASSSPPSDSPLFHCSDALTPPPLPPSNNLPGPPGPSGPATQPPVSSATMHLPLVLGSLGGAPTVEGPGAPPFLASSLLSAAAKAQHPPLPPPSTLQGRRPRAQAPSAAHSSPRPSQRRPRRPPTVLRLLEGGGPQTPRRSRPRAPAPVPQAFPLPEPSQPILPSVLSLLGLPAPGPSHSDGSFNLLGSDAHLPPPPTLSSGSPPQPRHPIQPSLPGTTSGSLSSVPGAPAPPAASKAPVVPSPVLQSPSDGLGMGAGPACPLPPLAGGEAFPFPSPEQGLALSGAGFPGMLGALPLPLSLGQPPPSPLLSHSLFGVLAGGGQPPPEPLLPPPGGPGPPLAPGEPEGPSLLVASLLSPPPSDLLPPPPAPTSNLLASFLPLLALGPTAGDGEGSAEGAGGPSGEPFSGLGDLPPLLFPPLSAPPTLIALNSALLAASLDPPSGTPPQPCVLSAPQPGPPTSSVTTATTDPGASSLGKAPSNSGRPPQLLSPLLSASLLGDLSSLTSSPGTLPSLLQPPGPLLSSQLGLQLLPGGGAPPSLSETSSPLACLLQSLQQIPPEQPDAPCLAPESPASALEPEPARPPLSALAPPHGSPDPPVPELLTGRGSGKRGRRGGGGLRGINGETRPGRGRKPGSRREPGRLALKWGTRGSFNGQMERSPRRTHHWQHNGELAEGGAEPKDPPLPGPHSEDLKVPPGTVRKSRRGRRRKYNPARNSSSSRQDVPLEPSPTTRAAVPLPPRARPGRPAKNKRRKLAP